Below is a genomic region from Hevea brasiliensis isolate MT/VB/25A 57/8 chromosome 3, ASM3005281v1, whole genome shotgun sequence.
AGAAATGGTGGGCAACATATTGAGCTTATCAGCCCAAATTTCAAATTACCACAACGCCCCGCAGAAATAAAGGAAAACCCGTAGGCGGTGCCCTGCCATCGCCTAAAACATCCACCGATTAAGAAAGATCAACAATCCTGAATGGCAGCCTCAGAAACCATGGACGATAGCTTCAGAGCCCGAGTGGAGAAGATTTTCGGATCGTTGACTTCATCTTCCTTGCAGCAACCCTCGTCTCTTCAATCTACTCTTTGGTCTCTCACTGACGATGAGGTCGAGAGAAGAGAATGGAGGAGAGAAGACGCCGTAACACATGACAGGGATGAAATACCGTGCTCTTCTgcttttgatgagttgaaaagagATCGGTGGAGGGCTTTTCGTAGAGAGCTCCAATGTGATctcaatgatgatgatgatgatgatgatgatcatGATGAGTCTAATACGTTGAGTAGCAGAGGAGTGGGCACGTATGGTGTGGATGAATGGGATATCAGATCCTCCATTGGCTTGGACCGTACTCTCGATAATGAGGTTTAGTTTCCTTTTCTCTATTTCTTGATTTGATGTTGTTCAATCTGCTAGCTTGTGCTTTTTGATTGATGTTCTGTGGAGAACTACTAGTACTGATCGCCAAGTGTTTGTGAAATTGCATTAAATAATGTTTAAATGTGTCTACTATACCAGAAATGAACACATttctttgacctcaaagctgaaACTCTTGAAGTCTTTATTTATAGGACACTAGCCCCTTGTATTTTAGGGCAGCGTCTGGCTGTAGAAACAAGTGTTATTGTTTTAACTTTTAACCTCTAAATGGAGAGCTCTTTCTTCTTTCTTAGTCAATATACGAACTAGAATATCAGTCTCCAAATATGGCATCATTAATCCAGGAAGCTCCCACTACTTTTCATTAACAAAGTGTCCGAATTAGACATTTCAATGCTTAAATGTCTCAAGATTAGGCAATGAAATGTGACAATGTGTGATCTAAGGACTTTATTCGATGGAAATGGAGTTTGAGTGCTTATTTTCTAGACATTGTTGTGGCATGTTAGgcgtttatttatttgtttttaaaATGATTAGATGGATATTCTTACACGAAGTAGTAGATGCATGAATTGGGGAACAGCATTACATATTTGTCATTCAGTTTTAACTGGAATGTTAGATTAAGTTTTTCCATTACCTCCTTCTCTttatattcttcttcttcttcttcttcttcttcttctgctcgACTGCTCCTCCTCCTTTTCTTTTGCTGTTTATAACTGAGTTCGATGTGTTGTTGATTACTACTTAATGCAGGAAGAGGAAGATGAATATGATAAAGTGGCTTCAGGAAGAGAAAATGCTGGGGAGCGTCTTTATATGAAGAATGTTGGTAATCAAGAGTCTTATTTGAACATTCATAATGTACTTCCCAAGTCATTACATGGCACAAAAGACCCACGTGCTAATCACATGGCAGCAAAAATTAGGCTGAGAGAAGATGAAGCTGAAGCTCAAAAATTGAATTCTCACCATGGTTGTGATGCAGAAGTTAGAGAGCTCCATCGGAAACCATCTAATGAAAGTGGCAGTCAATTGAGATCTATATTAAAAAGGAAAGACAACAAATCAGATTCCAAGTGGCATAAACGTGTCAGGTTTGACCCTGGCTGTAAAACTGTATGCAAGAAAGAAGCATCCCAAAAAATTCAAGCCATTTCTGTGGGCAGTTCTTCACTGAACTGTATGATTTCAGACGATGAACGCATGTCAAGCCAGAACAGATATGGCATTCCAGATTATTTACAGAATCCATTTAAATATACCAATTACAGTTTTAATTCATCTAGTGAAGTTGAAGAGAAATCCAGTACCCAGGCTTGCATGGATTTTGTTAAGTTGGTCAAAGATCTAAAATCCACAGGATCAGGATCAGAGTTGAAGGATGCCTCAGCTGACCTTCCAATTCCGAAGTCGGTGACTTTTGTTCCCAAGAAAAAGGCAGGTGAACTTAAAGCAGGTAATTACAGCTGCAAGGTTAAGCAAGATGAGGAAGAGGATGGTAATCAATCCTTGCGGAATACAATCTTACCTGTTGGCATTGCAGCTGGGGAATCACAAGAGTCTGAAGCTGGTGTAGTGGAGGAAGATGAAAGAGAAAGAAATGACATAATCAAAAGTGATGGTTCCCAAAAGGCTAGTCGCAAGTATCGAACAAGGTCAGGCACAGATGAATCTGATCCTTGACTCCCTGTGAAGTTCCTGTGATTCTAATCATTAGACTTCTCTACTAAAATCTCATAATATTTTGTAATTGCTGTGATTGAAGCCTTCAGTAGTTTTTTCTCTTTTTGCCCTTAGAACATGGTTGTGTGCAAAATAGAAGCATGCCTTCTCATTTGGTTTAATGCATTTTATGAATGATGATGAAATTCAGGTTTGATAATGCAGAATCTGTTGGGTGTAGTTCATTACCAAAATGCAGGTTGTAGTTTGCTGAGTTTGTGCAGTGCTattactcttttaattttaggaaattatactttgccatttgtttagctAAGAAtaccttttgtggttttgatatTTCGGCTCTTGTGGACCGAAGCCCACATCTCGTTTGGATGTAAAAAGCATTCATTGGACCCAGCTAATTCTGAAGCCCAACTTAATGCCCAACACTTTACACCAATCCGAAGTATCGTGGCTAGAAAAATGTAACAGTTCAAAGCGCAAGAAATTTCAATGTTTCCTGAATTAATCACCATTATTATATCAATATCTTCCATACTGTATCCAAATTCAATCCGAAGTATCGTGGCTAGAAAAATGTAACAGTTCAAAGCGCAAGAAATTTCAATGTTTCCTGAATTAATCACCATTATTATATCAATATCTTCCATACTGTATCCAAATTCAATCATAGAAATGAGAAGATTTAATTTGCACTACAGATTTAAAACATAAGCAGTAACCTGTACAAATCTCCCGAACTTCAAACAGGAAATCAAGATCTATATAAACTCTCTGGATAAGTAATAAAATGTGGTATTATGTACTCTAAAATCCACAACTTTATTACCTGTGTATAGACCCTATACGCGGCGCTGAGCCACCAAGTGTCGAAATGTAAAGGAAAAATATTCAGAAAATGGGAGAAAACAAAAAAGGATGTGAAACCATCTTGAATGTGATCCTagaaaaattcttcaaaattaatTCACCAATACTTCAACCTCATCTATCTTGTATGGAACTAAGAGAGAAGCTTCATTATGTACAGTCTTCAGATTGCCTTTTGCTACAATTTATCAGCGATTTTTCCAAGAGCATCTGCAAGCTTATTAAGAACAGCAACCACGCCATCTGCATGGTCCTTCCGCTGCTCCCGGTCCAATTGGAAATTGGTGTTCTGCGCTTCAAGTTGAGCAGTCAGCATCTTACCATTCTTTTCCAAGACACCAATCAAATGATTCTGGACATTGATCGTTTCTTCATTCCCATCTGTTGTGAACCGTCTCCGTTTCCGACTCTCATGTGAGGCAGAACCCAAACCCACTTCAGGATTGGAAGCTGGCTGTTTCTCATTTGCTGTACCTGCAGAGAGCAAAGATGACAGTTTtattattaacaataataaagtGAAAATTTTGGTACTATCAACACTCAATCAACAAGTGTTCAGCAACTTATTATTCTAGATGCAGATACCAGCACCACAAACTTGGAAAGGGAGAAGCTAGAATGCATGCAACCGTGGATCAACATTGAGAATATTATATTTCCCATATAGCATGAAAACAAAAACGAGAAAATGCAGAAATAGAAAAGGAGGAACAgcataaactaaagttgtaggAAATGGAAACTTGGGGGAAATCTATAAATATAAAACTAaggttatatttataaattttaactttta
It encodes:
- the LOC110632783 gene encoding uncharacterized protein LOC110632783 → MAASETMDDSFRARVEKIFGSLTSSSLQQPSSLQSTLWSLTDDEVERREWRREDAVTHDRDEIPCSSAFDELKRDRWRAFRRELQCDLNDDDDDDDDHDESNTLSSRGVGTYGVDEWDIRSSIGLDRTLDNEEEEDEYDKVASGRENAGERLYMKNVGNQESYLNIHNVLPKSLHGTKDPRANHMAAKIRLREDEAEAQKLNSHHGCDAEVRELHRKPSNESGSQLRSILKRKDNKSDSKWHKRVRFDPGCKTVCKKEASQKIQAISVGSSSLNCMISDDERMSSQNRYGIPDYLQNPFKYTNYSFNSSSEVEEKSSTQACMDFVKLVKDLKSTGSGSELKDASADLPIPKSVTFVPKKKAGELKAGNYSCKVKQDEEEDGNQSLRNTILPVGIAAGESQESEAGVVEEDERERNDIIKSDGSQKASRKYRTRSGTDESDP